The Oncorhynchus clarkii lewisi isolate Uvic-CL-2024 unplaced genomic scaffold, UVic_Ocla_1.0 unplaced_contig_691_pilon_pilon, whole genome shotgun sequence genome has a segment encoding these proteins:
- the LOC139401914 gene encoding oxaloacetate tautomerase FAHD1, mitochondrial-like, giving the protein MTSRNISRFWEWGKKIICVGRNYADHAKELNNVVPTEPVLFLKTPSAYLTEGSPILIPKYSNSVHHEIELGVVIGKGGTAIPQSSAMQHVAGYALCLDMTARDVQDDCKSKGLPWTLAKAFNTSCPVSEFIPKERIPDPGNVKIWLNVNGQMRQNGCTSQMIFSIPFLISYISEIITLEEGDLILTGTPKGVSAVQVHDELHAGIDDVVSMTFKVGRL; this is encoded by the coding sequence ATGACTTCACGAAATATATCTCGATTTTGGGAGTGGGGAAAGAAGATCATCTGTGTTGGGAGGAACTACGCCGACCATGCAAAAGAGCTAAATAACGTCGTCCCAACAGAGCCCGTGTTGTTCCTGAAGACTCCATCTGCATATCTGACAGAGGGCTCACCTATCCTCATTCCCAAATACTCCAACAGTGTACACCATGAAATCGAGTTGGGGGTGGTCATCGGGAAAGGAGGCACCGCTATCCCCCAATCCTCCGCGATGCAACACGTCGCAGGGTACGCCCTGTGTTTGGATATGACAGCTCGGGACGTCCAGGATGACTGCAAGTCTAAAGGTCTTCCGTGGACTCTGGCCAAAGCGTTCAACACATCTTGTCCCGTCAGTGAATTCATCCCCAAAGAGCGGATACCCGACCCGGGAAACGTGAAGATCTGGCTCAATGTGAACGGCCAGATGCGCCAGAATGGCTGCACCTCTCAGATGATTTTCTCCATTCCCTTTCTCATCAGCTACATCAGTGAGATCATCACCTTAGAAGAGGGGGATCTGATTCTCACAGGGACTCCCAAGGGTGTATCCGCTGTGCAGGTGCACGATGAACTACATGCTGGCATAGATGATGTTGTCAGCATGACTTTTAAAGTTGGCAGACTTTGA
- the LOC139401913 gene encoding hydroxyacylglutathione hydrolase, mitochondrial isoform X1: protein MFYRSLVASACTLGVLGAAATYKIAPAHVQAALLHKEAPDIPIRKSLLVEQSDMKVELLPALTDNYMYLLIDEESKEAAIIDPVEPVKVVEAIRKHGVRLTTVLTTHHHWDHAGGNEKMVRLVPGLTVYGGDDRVDALTKKVKHSNTFKVGSLTVKCLFTPCHTTGHICYLVTKDNSTEPPAVFTGDTLFVAGCGKFFEGTAEQMYRALIDVLGRLPPETRVYCGHEYTINNLKFARHVEPDNEVIKKKLAWAKEKVSNGEPTIPSTVAEEFKFNPFMRVKEKSVQEHAGQNDPVETMRSLRKEKDGFRVPKD, encoded by the exons ATGTTTTACAGGTCACTGGTAGCGAGTGCCTGCACTCTTGGCGTTCTTGGAGCCGCTGCAACGTATAAAATTG CCCCTGCGCACGTCCAAGCAGCCCTTCTACACAAGGAAGCTCCTGATATCCCGATAAGGAAGTCTTTACTGGTGGAGCAGAGCGACATGAAGGTAGAACTGCTGCCAGCCCTCACTGACAACTACATGTACCTTCTCATTGATGAGGAGTCAAAGGAAGCTGCCATCATAGACCCAGTTGAACCAGTGAAG GTTGTAGAAGCTATCAGAAAGCACGGTGTGAGACTTACAACAGTTCTGACTACCCATCACCATTG GGACCATGCGGGAGGCAATGAGAAGATGGTGAGGCTGGTGCCTGGTCTCACTGTGTACGGAGGAGATGACCGGGTGGATGCCCTCACTAAGAAAGTCAAACACTCCAACACGTTCAAA GTTGGTTCACTTACAGTCAAGTGTTTGTTTACGCCATGCCACACCACTGGCCACATTTGCTACCTTGTGACCAAAGACAACAGCACTGAGCCTCCAGCTGTCTTCACAG GGGACACACTGTTTGTTGCTGGCTGTGGGAAGTTTTTTGAGGGTACAGCTGAACAGATGTACAGGGCATTGATAGATGTGCTGGGACGTCTGCCCCCTGAAACA CGTGTTTACTGTGGTCATGAGTACACCATCAACAATCTGAAGTTCGCTCGACATGTGGAGCCCGACAACGAGGTCATCAAGAAAAAACTAGCATGGGCAAAG GAGAAAGTCAGTAATGGAGAACCAACCATCCCCTCCACTGTGGCTGAAGAATTCAAATTCAACCCCTTTATGAGAGTGAA AGAGAAGTCTGTGCAAGAGCATGCTGGGCAGAATGACCCTGTTGAAACCATGAGGAGTCTCCGTAAGGAGAAAGATGGCTTCCGGGTCCCCAAGGACTGA
- the LOC139401913 gene encoding hydroxyacylglutathione hydrolase, mitochondrial isoform X2, producing MKVELLPALTDNYMYLLIDEESKEAAIIDPVEPVKVVEAIRKHGVRLTTVLTTHHHWDHAGGNEKMVRLVPGLTVYGGDDRVDALTKKVKHSNTFKVGSLTVKCLFTPCHTTGHICYLVTKDNSTEPPAVFTGDTLFVAGCGKFFEGTAEQMYRALIDVLGRLPPETRVYCGHEYTINNLKFARHVEPDNEVIKKKLAWAKEKVSNGEPTIPSTVAEEFKFNPFMRVKEKSVQEHAGQNDPVETMRSLRKEKDGFRVPKD from the exons ATGAAGGTAGAACTGCTGCCAGCCCTCACTGACAACTACATGTACCTTCTCATTGATGAGGAGTCAAAGGAAGCTGCCATCATAGACCCAGTTGAACCAGTGAAG GTTGTAGAAGCTATCAGAAAGCACGGTGTGAGACTTACAACAGTTCTGACTACCCATCACCATTG GGACCATGCGGGAGGCAATGAGAAGATGGTGAGGCTGGTGCCTGGTCTCACTGTGTACGGAGGAGATGACCGGGTGGATGCCCTCACTAAGAAAGTCAAACACTCCAACACGTTCAAA GTTGGTTCACTTACAGTCAAGTGTTTGTTTACGCCATGCCACACCACTGGCCACATTTGCTACCTTGTGACCAAAGACAACAGCACTGAGCCTCCAGCTGTCTTCACAG GGGACACACTGTTTGTTGCTGGCTGTGGGAAGTTTTTTGAGGGTACAGCTGAACAGATGTACAGGGCATTGATAGATGTGCTGGGACGTCTGCCCCCTGAAACA CGTGTTTACTGTGGTCATGAGTACACCATCAACAATCTGAAGTTCGCTCGACATGTGGAGCCCGACAACGAGGTCATCAAGAAAAAACTAGCATGGGCAAAG GAGAAAGTCAGTAATGGAGAACCAACCATCCCCTCCACTGTGGCTGAAGAATTCAAATTCAACCCCTTTATGAGAGTGAA AGAGAAGTCTGTGCAAGAGCATGCTGGGCAGAATGACCCTGTTGAAACCATGAGGAGTCTCCGTAAGGAGAAAGATGGCTTCCGGGTCCCCAAGGACTGA